The proteins below come from a single Candidatus Polarisedimenticolia bacterium genomic window:
- a CDS encoding pitrilysin family protein, whose amino-acid sequence MRSSGLAVVSLLVVVSGFTSPPARAQALEGKVSRITLDNGMRFLLVKRGVAPVFAANLRFKVGSADDPGGETGLAHLFEHLAFKGTSTIGTRDAKKEAGILDATDRAVMDLLGELDRGERADAARLKSLREELASLQKSLQEITVKDELSQILTGNGATGLNASTSTDLTSYVVALPSNRLELWCALESARLRDPVLREFYSERDVVMEERRMRIDNQPQGMLYEQLLLTAFQAHPYRAPTVGFPSDLEHLTRPAAMEFRRRHYLPNNAVGALVGDIDPAAAERLIKRYFGGIPSGPLASGPPTVEPAQNGERRVAVEFDAEPELMLAFHKNVWPSPDDPVFQVIDSLLTSGRTSRLFRRLVLETRVAADVYSLQAPGDRYPNLFLIGAVPRAPHTPAEVETGILQEVHRLATEPVEERELQKIRNQVEASFLYPLRSNVGLASQLSYFEIVTGDWNNLAAYKKALMATTPARVQELARKTFVPSNLTVAVLSRPEAKGGESEQGPAGGASPGGAGYAP is encoded by the coding sequence GTGAGATCGTCCGGTCTCGCGGTCGTTTCCCTTCTCGTCGTCGTGTCCGGCTTCACCTCCCCGCCCGCCCGGGCGCAGGCCCTCGAAGGCAAGGTCAGCCGCATCACGCTGGACAACGGCATGCGCTTCCTCCTCGTCAAGCGCGGCGTCGCCCCGGTGTTCGCGGCCAACCTGCGCTTCAAGGTCGGCAGCGCCGACGATCCCGGCGGCGAGACCGGGCTGGCGCACCTGTTCGAGCACCTCGCCTTCAAGGGGACCTCGACCATCGGCACGCGGGACGCGAAGAAGGAGGCCGGAATCCTCGACGCCACGGACCGCGCCGTGATGGACCTCCTGGGCGAGCTGGACCGCGGCGAGCGGGCCGACGCGGCCCGGCTCAAGAGTCTCAGGGAGGAGCTGGCATCCCTGCAGAAGAGCCTGCAGGAGATCACCGTGAAGGACGAGCTGAGCCAGATCCTGACCGGCAACGGAGCGACCGGGCTCAACGCCTCCACCAGCACCGATCTGACCTCCTACGTCGTGGCGCTCCCCTCCAACCGGCTGGAGCTGTGGTGCGCGTTGGAGTCGGCGCGGCTGCGCGACCCGGTGCTGCGCGAGTTCTACTCGGAGCGCGACGTGGTGATGGAGGAGCGCCGGATGCGGATCGACAATCAGCCGCAGGGGATGCTGTACGAGCAGCTGCTCCTGACCGCGTTCCAGGCGCACCCGTACCGCGCTCCGACGGTCGGGTTCCCGTCCGACCTCGAGCACCTGACGCGGCCGGCGGCGATGGAGTTCCGCCGCCGTCACTACCTGCCGAACAACGCCGTCGGCGCGCTGGTCGGCGACATCGACCCGGCCGCGGCCGAGCGTCTCATCAAGCGTTACTTCGGCGGCATCCCCTCCGGGCCGCTCGCCTCCGGTCCTCCGACCGTCGAGCCGGCGCAGAACGGCGAGCGGCGGGTCGCCGTGGAGTTCGACGCCGAGCCCGAGCTGATGCTCGCCTTTCACAAGAACGTCTGGCCCAGCCCGGACGACCCGGTGTTCCAGGTGATCGACTCCCTCCTGACCTCGGGGCGCACCTCGCGCCTGTTCCGCCGCCTGGTCCTCGAGACGCGCGTGGCAGCGGACGTCTACAGCCTGCAGGCGCCGGGCGACCGCTACCCGAACCTCTTCCTGATCGGCGCCGTGCCGCGCGCCCCCCACACGCCGGCCGAGGTGGAGACCGGCATCCTGCAGGAGGTGCATCGCCTGGCCACCGAGCCGGTCGAGGAGCGCGAGCTGCAGAAGATCAGGAACCAGGTCGAGGCCTCGTTCCTCTATCCGCTCCGCAGCAACGTCGGCCTCGCCTCGCAGCTTTCCTATTTCGAGATCGTGACCGGCGACTGGAACAACCTTGCCGCTTACAAGAAAGCCCTCATGGCGACGACCCCGGCCCGGGTGCAGGAGCTGGCCCGCAAGACCTTTGTCCCCTCGAACCTCACGGTCGCGGTCCTCTCCCGCCCGGAGGCCAAGGGGGGCGAGTCGGAGCAGGGGCCGGCCGGAGGTGCGTCGCCCGGCGGGGCGGGGTACGCGCCATGA
- a CDS encoding pitrilysin family protein: protein MRRAAAGRGALFLPAAVPLAVLLLASASGRTMAAPPPGAGPAPPLPDPRTLTYGPLQIAFPKPVRIFLPNGLLVYLFEDHELPLIDVTIDVKAGSIFDPPEKAGLADLAATLMRTGGTEAMAPAAVDEALEFMAAQISLDASEDMLSGSLSVVKDRFPEGLRILASLLQKPRFDPERLEVEKARALEEIRRRYDDPADLADLEFRKLVYGAASPWARLSSVDSIGRIRRDDLVEWQRLYIHPNNAVMGIAGDFEAKKLKGLLEETFRGWGNAKITPPPVAKVRDDIPAGVHLVSRPLSQTQVEMGHLGVGRFDPDKFAIKILNFVLGEGGFTSRLVKEVRSTRGLAYSIGGGIGLDSDRGLFQISTSTKAGSTVEAIDLIRTILRQMRDQGPTEQEVKEAKEASINAFVFSVDGTAPYMRAFLFYDFYGYPPDYLQTYRDNLSRVTREQVAQVARKRLNPDRLVILVVGNDKGFDRPLASLGLGEPRPLRLDEAPAATR, encoded by the coding sequence ATGAGGCGCGCCGCGGCCGGACGGGGGGCTCTGTTCCTGCCGGCGGCCGTGCCCCTGGCGGTCCTGCTCCTGGCCTCCGCATCCGGAAGGACCATGGCCGCGCCTCCCCCCGGCGCGGGGCCCGCTCCTCCCCTGCCCGACCCGAGGACGCTCACCTACGGGCCGCTCCAGATCGCGTTCCCGAAGCCGGTGCGGATCTTCCTGCCGAACGGGCTCCTGGTCTACCTGTTCGAGGACCACGAGCTGCCGCTCATCGACGTGACGATCGATGTCAAGGCCGGGTCGATCTTCGATCCTCCGGAGAAGGCGGGGCTCGCCGATCTGGCCGCCACCCTGATGCGCACGGGCGGGACGGAGGCGATGGCGCCCGCCGCGGTCGACGAGGCCCTCGAGTTCATGGCGGCCCAGATCAGTCTCGACGCCTCCGAGGACATGCTGAGCGGCTCGCTGTCGGTGGTGAAGGACCGGTTTCCGGAGGGGCTGCGCATCCTCGCGTCGCTTCTGCAGAAGCCGCGCTTCGACCCGGAGCGGCTGGAGGTCGAGAAGGCGCGCGCCCTCGAAGAGATCCGCCGCCGTTACGACGACCCGGCCGACCTCGCGGATCTCGAGTTCAGGAAGCTGGTCTACGGCGCCGCGAGCCCGTGGGCGCGGCTCTCGAGCGTCGACTCGATCGGCCGGATCCGGCGCGACGACCTGGTCGAATGGCAGCGCCTCTACATCCACCCCAACAACGCGGTGATGGGGATCGCGGGGGATTTCGAGGCGAAGAAGCTGAAGGGGCTCCTCGAAGAGACCTTCCGCGGCTGGGGCAACGCCAAGATCACCCCGCCGCCCGTGGCGAAGGTGCGGGACGACATCCCCGCCGGCGTGCACCTCGTCTCCCGGCCGCTCAGCCAGACCCAGGTCGAGATGGGCCACCTGGGCGTGGGGCGGTTCGATCCGGACAAGTTCGCCATCAAGATCCTGAACTTCGTCCTGGGCGAGGGGGGGTTCACGTCGCGCCTGGTGAAGGAGGTGCGCTCGACCCGCGGCCTGGCGTACTCCATCGGGGGCGGGATCGGGCTCGACTCCGACCGCGGCCTGTTTCAGATCTCGACCAGCACCAAGGCCGGCTCGACGGTCGAGGCGATCGATCTCATCCGCACAATCCTGAGGCAGATGCGCGACCAGGGGCCCACGGAGCAGGAGGTCAAGGAGGCGAAGGAGGCGAGCATCAACGCCTTCGTGTTCTCGGTGGACGGCACCGCCCCCTACATGCGCGCCTTCCTGTTCTACGACTTCTACGGCTATCCTCCGGATTATCTGCAGACGTACCGCGACAACCTGTCGCGGGTGACCCGGGAGCAGGTCGCCCAGGTGGCGCGCAAGCGCCTGAATCCGGACCGCCTGGTGATCCTGGTGGTGGGGAACGACAAGGGGTTCGACCGGCCCCTGGCCTCGCTCGGGCTCGGCGAGCCCCGCCCGCTCCGGCTCGACGAGGCCCCCGCCGCGACGCGCTGA
- a CDS encoding BON domain-containing protein, with the protein MSAPSRVPLIRLRFPGALLRPLAAALCSALAFPIGLPATARAAEGPATSRPAAAAPTPASPKRNIAGPGDYLIRQKLMELYGRDAELGKEPFHLILVNGGAIFSGEIKNRAAARRALSIAATTRGIINVTDEMTVRRGDVPDPELAKAVTSVLSDAAQGLGLKDLDVKVDEGVLTLSGTVQDVGSRTRAEDVAGTVMGITRISNKLVPVGAPAGSDDASLAKAVVGYLSDFHQFAFGGDITVRAERGVVTLNGRVVLLMARQQAAVVASLVKGVSRVENLLKVDPSFAGGRAASVQVER; encoded by the coding sequence ATGAGCGCCCCCTCTCGCGTTCCCCTGATCCGGCTCCGTTTTCCCGGGGCGCTCCTCCGTCCCCTGGCCGCCGCCCTGTGTTCGGCCCTGGCGTTTCCGATCGGCCTGCCGGCGACCGCCCGGGCCGCGGAGGGGCCGGCGACCTCCCGGCCGGCGGCCGCGGCGCCCACGCCCGCCTCCCCGAAACGGAACATCGCCGGTCCGGGCGACTACCTGATCCGGCAGAAGCTCATGGAGCTGTACGGCAGGGACGCCGAGCTGGGCAAGGAGCCGTTCCACCTCATCCTGGTGAACGGCGGCGCGATCTTCTCCGGGGAGATCAAGAACCGCGCGGCGGCCAGGAGGGCCCTCTCGATCGCGGCGACGACCCGGGGCATCATCAACGTCACCGATGAAATGACGGTGCGGCGCGGCGACGTGCCCGATCCCGAGCTTGCGAAGGCGGTCACCTCCGTTCTGAGCGACGCGGCCCAGGGGTTGGGGCTCAAGGACCTGGACGTGAAGGTCGACGAGGGGGTCCTGACGCTCAGCGGCACGGTCCAGGACGTCGGGTCCCGGACCCGCGCCGAAGATGTGGCCGGCACGGTCATGGGGATCACGCGCATCTCGAACAAGCTCGTGCCGGTCGGCGCACCGGCGGGCTCCGACGACGCCTCCCTGGCGAAGGCCGTCGTCGGGTACCTGTCGGATTTCCACCAGTTCGCCTTCGGGGGCGACATCACGGTCCGCGCGGAGCGGGGTGTCGTGACCCTGAACGGACGGGTCGTGCTCCTCATGGCGCGCCAGCAGGCCGCCGTCGTGGCGTCCCTGGTCAAGGGAGTGTCCCGGGTCGAGAACCTCCTCAAGGTGGACCCCTCCTTCGCGGGAGGCCGGGCGGCGAGCGTCCAGGTCGAACGGTGA
- a CDS encoding metallopeptidase family protein, with amino-acid sequence MNRARFEELVAEAIESLPEDFKEKMNNVAIVVEDLPSSHDARRHGRGGRTLLGLYQGQPLTARDSRYGMSFPDKITIYQLNVESVCRGDAEVREEVRKTVLHEIAHHFGIDDDRLHELGY; translated from the coding sequence ATGAATCGCGCCCGGTTCGAGGAGCTGGTCGCCGAGGCGATCGAGTCGCTTCCCGAGGACTTCAAGGAGAAGATGAACAACGTCGCGATCGTGGTCGAGGACCTGCCCTCTTCTCACGATGCCCGCCGGCACGGCCGCGGCGGGAGGACTCTGCTCGGGCTGTACCAGGGGCAGCCGCTGACCGCCAGAGACTCGCGCTACGGCATGTCCTTCCCGGACAAGATCACCATCTATCAGCTCAACGTCGAGTCGGTCTGCCGGGGAGACGCCGAGGTGCGGGAGGAGGTCCGCAAGACGGTCCTGCACGAGATCGCCCACCATTTCGGCATCGACGACGACCGCCTCCATGAACTCGGCTACTGA
- a CDS encoding EVE domain-containing protein yields the protein MNWLFKEEPAHYSFDALSRDGGTLWSGVKNPLAQRHLRAVRQGDRILYYHTGREKAIVGIARAVGDARDDPGDRTGRRAAVDIAPVGKLPRAVPLGEIKAMKMFAAFPLVRISRLSVMPVGDREWRAILRLSETARAKAGKSRTS from the coding sequence ATGAACTGGCTCTTCAAGGAGGAGCCCGCGCATTACAGCTTCGACGCCCTGTCCCGGGACGGGGGGACGCTCTGGTCGGGGGTGAAGAACCCGCTGGCTCAGCGGCACCTGCGCGCGGTGCGCCAAGGGGACAGGATCCTCTACTACCACACCGGCCGCGAGAAGGCGATCGTCGGCATCGCGCGGGCGGTGGGTGACGCCCGCGACGATCCGGGGGACCGGACCGGCCGTCGGGCCGCGGTCGACATCGCGCCCGTCGGCAAGCTCCCGCGGGCGGTGCCGCTCGGCGAGATCAAGGCGATGAAGATGTTCGCCGCCTTCCCGCTGGTGCGGATCTCGCGGCTCTCGGTCATGCCGGTGGGCGACCGGGAATGGCGGGCCATCCTGCGGCTGTCGGAGACGGCCCGGGCGAAGGCAGGCAAGTCGCGGACCTCATGA